One Paenibacillus sp. FSL W8-0186 genomic window carries:
- a CDS encoding rod shape-determining protein gives MLGGFTKDLGIDLGTANTLVYIRGKGIIVREPSVVAMNTDNKSIVAVGESAKKMIGRTPGNIRAIRPMKDGVIADFDTTATMIKYFIRQAQKQRSLFQRHPNVMVCVPSGITAVEQRAVEDATKQAGAREAYTIEEPFAAAIGADLPVWEPTGSMVVDIGGGTTEVAVISLGGIVTSKSARVAGDDMDESIIQYIKRQYNLMIGERTSEQLKMDVGSALPLEQVESMEIRGRDLVTGLPKTISITSDEITEALGDTVNAIVEAVKVTLEKCPPELAADIMDRGIVLTGGGALLRNLDKLLAKETGMPVIVAEHPLDCVAIGTGRALDNIHLFKSRSSSPLRKR, from the coding sequence ATGTTAGGTGGTTTCACGAAAGATTTAGGAATTGATTTGGGTACGGCGAATACGCTCGTTTATATTCGAGGCAAAGGAATTATAGTGAGAGAACCGTCGGTAGTAGCGATGAATACTGATAATAAGAGCATTGTAGCGGTCGGGGAATCGGCCAAGAAGATGATCGGAAGAACACCGGGCAACATCCGTGCCATCCGTCCGATGAAGGACGGCGTTATCGCCGACTTTGATACCACCGCAACGATGATTAAATATTTTATTCGCCAGGCTCAGAAGCAGCGTTCCTTGTTCCAACGCCATCCGAACGTGATGGTCTGCGTGCCTTCTGGCATTACGGCGGTGGAACAGCGTGCGGTTGAGGATGCCACGAAGCAGGCAGGAGCACGTGAAGCCTACACGATTGAAGAGCCGTTTGCGGCAGCCATTGGTGCAGATCTTCCCGTATGGGAGCCGACCGGGAGCATGGTCGTAGACATCGGCGGCGGAACGACAGAAGTGGCTGTTATTTCGCTCGGCGGCATTGTTACGAGCAAGTCGGCGCGCGTAGCCGGCGATGACATGGACGAGTCTATTATTCAATACATCAAGCGCCAATATAACCTGATGATTGGCGAGAGAACGTCGGAGCAGCTTAAAATGGATGTTGGCTCGGCGCTGCCGCTCGAGCAGGTGGAATCAATGGAGATCCGCGGCCGCGACCTCGTTACGGGGCTGCCAAAGACCATTTCTATCACTTCCGACGAAATCACCGAGGCGCTCGGCGATACAGTGAACGCCATCGTGGAAGCGGTGAAGGTCACCCTGGAGAAATGTCCGCCCGAGCTGGCGGCCGATATTATGGACCGCGGTATTGTGTTGACGGGGGGCGGCGCATTGCTGCGCAACCTTGACAAGCTGCTGGCCAAAGAGACGGGCATGCCTGTCATCGTAGCCGAGCATCCGCTCGATTGTGTTGCCATCGGTACGGGGAGAGCTCTCGATAACATCCATTTGTTCAAATCAAGAAGCAGTTCGCCCCTTCGCAAGCGCTAA
- the radC gene encoding DNA repair protein RadC, with the protein MDMPQYLLRDMPFEERPRERLMQYGAGSLSNAELLAILFRTGTRDESAIHLAQRVLSGIGGLRQLVDLSLDELMELKGIGPAKAVQLKAGIELGQRLARTRLPEAQIIRSPRDAADLLMEQLRYLQKEHFVCLFLNTKNHIIAQETLSMGSLNSSIVHPREVFRAAIKCSSASVVCAHNHPSGDPTPSPEDIRMTRRLCKAGEIVGIDVLDHIVIGDGEFVSLKEQGLM; encoded by the coding sequence ATGGATATGCCGCAATATTTGCTGCGGGACATGCCTTTTGAGGAAAGACCCAGAGAACGCTTGATGCAATACGGAGCCGGATCACTCAGCAATGCTGAGCTGCTGGCGATATTGTTTCGCACGGGAACCCGGGATGAATCGGCCATACATCTGGCTCAGCGCGTGCTGAGCGGAATTGGCGGACTCCGCCAGCTGGTGGATCTCAGCCTGGATGAGCTGATGGAGCTCAAAGGCATCGGCCCTGCCAAAGCGGTGCAGCTTAAGGCGGGAATCGAACTGGGGCAGAGGCTTGCCAGGACGAGGCTCCCGGAGGCCCAGATCATTCGCAGTCCGCGGGATGCAGCGGATTTATTGATGGAGCAGCTGCGTTATTTGCAGAAGGAACATTTTGTCTGTTTATTTTTGAATACGAAAAATCATATCATTGCTCAGGAGACGCTTTCCATGGGAAGCTTGAATTCCTCGATCGTCCATCCGCGCGAGGTGTTTCGCGCAGCGATTAAATGCAGCAGCGCATCTGTCGTATGCGCCCATAATCATCCTAGCGGAGATCCGACGCCAAGCCCGGAGGATATCCGGATGACAAGGCGCCTATGCAAAGCCGGGGAAATCGTCGGCATCGATGTGCTGGACCACATCGTGATTGGAGACGGGGAATTCGTAAGTTTGAAGGAGCAAGGCTTGATGTAA
- the minC gene encoding septum site-determining protein MinC, protein MTVKSKHVTIKGIKDGLVFLLDDECDLQQLLDELRYKLEHSHQNILTGPIIHVDVKLGKRIVTDAEKEMILDILKQKGNLLVRSVESPLAEEDRPKEGQLTTITGIVRSGQVLQHDGNLLFLGDVNPGGTISCTGDVYILGALRGMVHAGAEGKEDAIIAASFLSPTQLRIAEVYSRPPDEWDHRESSMEFAFLRDGMMQIDKITNITRVRPDFKMFKGV, encoded by the coding sequence ATGACAGTGAAATCGAAGCACGTTACGATCAAGGGCATCAAAGATGGCCTGGTATTCCTGCTTGACGATGAGTGTGATTTGCAACAGCTTCTGGATGAGCTGCGCTATAAGCTGGAGCATAGCCACCAGAATATTCTGACAGGGCCGATTATTCATGTCGATGTCAAATTGGGCAAGCGAATCGTAACAGATGCAGAGAAGGAAATGATCCTTGATATATTGAAGCAAAAAGGCAATTTGCTAGTCCGATCGGTAGAGTCGCCGTTAGCGGAAGAAGACCGTCCCAAGGAAGGGCAGCTCACGACGATAACCGGGATTGTGCGCTCCGGGCAGGTTCTGCAGCATGACGGCAATCTGCTGTTTCTCGGAGACGTCAATCCGGGGGGGACGATCTCCTGCACCGGAGACGTGTATATTCTGGGGGCTTTGCGGGGAATGGTCCATGCCGGGGCAGAGGGCAAAGAAGATGCCATCATCGCCGCTTCGTTTTTATCACCGACGCAGCTGCGCATTGCCGAAGTCTATAGCCGGCCTCCAGACGAGTGGGATCATCGCGAGAGCAGCATGGAATTCGCTTTTTTGCGTGACGGGATGATGCAGATTGACAAAATTACGAACATAACCCGGGTGCGTCCGGACTTTAAGATGTTCAAAGGGGTGTAA
- a CDS encoding FtsW/RodA/SpoVE family cell cycle protein, whose protein sequence is MFFKLKKIDWLMVTILVLFMIMSTMLVHSAIAPYAPDFKNYDLKTLMFYGLGFAVVFGMSIVDYRTLLRYSWYVYGTGSLLLVLVFLFAPEINGARSWFELPGGLLFQPAELVKIILIMTTAYLLGKREGRLLSFRRDVVPITAVTLLPFLLVLIQPDLGNAIIYLVVLCAMLWIGNTKYSHVLVGLTAFVAFLIVFVTLFNAYNTQIHDYLADKGKLHWYQRINTFINPDLASNDAKHQSSYAQIAIGSGGLTGDGFLQGELKNKRFVPYPYSDSIFVVVGEEFGFVGSSLLMLLYFLFIYRMIQIALRCIDKRGAYIIVGIAAMFLFQIFENVGMMIGLMPITGITLPFISYGGTSLLLNMLCIGLVFSIMLHQEKYKVD, encoded by the coding sequence TTGTTCTTCAAACTCAAAAAAATCGATTGGCTTATGGTGACAATCCTGGTCTTGTTCATGATTATGAGCACGATGCTTGTTCATAGTGCAATAGCTCCATATGCGCCCGATTTCAAGAACTACGATTTAAAGACTTTAATGTTCTATGGCCTCGGCTTTGCCGTGGTATTCGGCATGTCGATCGTCGATTACCGCACGTTGCTTCGCTATAGCTGGTATGTATATGGAACGGGCAGCTTGCTGCTCGTTCTTGTCTTCTTGTTTGCGCCGGAAATTAATGGCGCACGAAGCTGGTTTGAGCTTCCAGGAGGCCTATTGTTTCAACCGGCAGAGCTCGTCAAAATCATTTTGATTATGACTACGGCCTATTTGCTCGGGAAGCGGGAAGGCCGGCTGCTCAGCTTCCGGCGCGACGTTGTTCCGATTACGGCGGTAACCTTGCTGCCTTTCCTGCTGGTGCTGATTCAACCGGATTTGGGGAATGCGATCATCTATCTGGTTGTACTCTGCGCCATGCTATGGATCGGCAACACGAAATACAGCCATGTGCTCGTTGGCCTGACGGCATTCGTGGCTTTCCTGATCGTGTTCGTTACATTATTTAATGCTTATAACACGCAAATTCACGATTATCTGGCCGATAAAGGGAAACTGCACTGGTATCAGCGGATCAATACGTTTATCAATCCGGATTTGGCCTCGAATGATGCCAAGCACCAGTCCAGCTATGCCCAAATTGCGATTGGTTCCGGCGGGCTGACGGGTGACGGTTTTTTACAGGGCGAGCTAAAAAATAAACGGTTTGTTCCTTACCCGTATTCGGACTCGATATTCGTCGTCGTAGGCGAGGAATTCGGCTTTGTAGGCTCATCCTTACTGATGCTGCTCTACTTTTTGTTTATTTACAGGATGATTCAAATCGCGCTCCGCTGTATAGATAAGCGGGGAGCTTATATCATCGTGGGCATTGCGGCGATGTTTCTGTTCCAAATTTTCGAGAATGTAGGCATGATGATTGGCCTGATGCCGATTACAGGCATTACGCTGCCGTTTATTAGCTACGGAGGAACGTCGCTGCTGTTGAATATGCTGTGCATTGGGCTGGTATTCAGCATTATGCTTCACCAGGAGAAATATAAGGTAGATTAG
- a CDS encoding M23 family metallopeptidase, translated as MDVKSNVKRRREERIKQLVSGGHPYMKEVNYGLQEMTRPSADRYPVIRDMDHAGDDQRPQDIRQSAKNASDKEQDPEWMWKHGQGRWNDTGLFGREDSVMPKDGKGYSFWGMLFIRLCISMLIFAGLWAVNRYEPPWAGSIRLFVAHSLTYEMDFGAAEAWYKRNFGGAPTFIPIFRQNEDKGVKVNNASSFSAPLDGRIASAFALSLRGINIVPANDSSAGLQVKSVETGRVLSVGNDAFTGETVVVQHAGGYVSIYGNLQQSFVEKGDWLESGDLVGKLAVSSEQNVPTLYFALKKNDRYIDPADVIPFD; from the coding sequence ATGGACGTAAAATCGAATGTGAAGCGGCGGCGGGAAGAACGAATCAAGCAGCTTGTCTCGGGCGGACATCCCTATATGAAAGAAGTTAATTATGGATTGCAGGAGATGACGCGGCCCTCTGCAGACAGATACCCTGTAATACGGGACATGGACCATGCAGGGGACGACCAGCGCCCGCAGGATATCCGCCAGAGTGCGAAAAATGCGTCGGACAAGGAGCAGGATCCGGAATGGATGTGGAAGCATGGACAAGGCCGCTGGAATGATACGGGTTTGTTCGGCCGGGAGGATTCAGTCATGCCGAAGGATGGAAAGGGATATTCCTTCTGGGGGATGCTGTTCATTCGTCTCTGCATCAGCATGCTGATCTTTGCCGGACTATGGGCCGTTAACCGGTATGAGCCGCCTTGGGCGGGATCCATCCGCCTATTCGTGGCCCATTCTTTAACCTATGAAATGGACTTTGGGGCCGCCGAAGCATGGTATAAGCGCAATTTTGGCGGAGCTCCGACTTTCATACCGATCTTTCGGCAAAACGAAGATAAAGGGGTTAAAGTCAACAATGCGAGCAGCTTCTCTGCTCCGCTCGACGGCAGAATTGCCAGTGCGTTCGCACTCAGTTTAAGGGGAATTAACATCGTGCCCGCCAATGATTCGAGTGCGGGCTTACAGGTTAAAAGCGTAGAAACAGGTAGGGTGCTCAGCGTCGGCAACGATGCCTTCACAGGCGAGACGGTTGTCGTTCAGCATGCCGGAGGTTACGTGTCTATTTACGGCAACCTGCAGCAATCCTTTGTAGAAAAAGGGGACTGGCTAGAGTCCGGGGATTTGGTCGGGAAGCTGGCAGTATCATCCGAACAGAACGTGCCGACCCTTTATTTCGCATTGAAGAAGAATGATCGCTATATTGATCCTGCGGATGTGATTCCATTTGATTAG
- a CDS encoding YkoF family thiamine/hydroxymethylpyrimidine-binding protein codes for MTNSFNHNIQAAACGTSRIVGCRFSLFPMSDRFVPIILGALEQTDTSKVWVQSDDVSTCVRGRHEHVFDVVKSIFLQAAKSGEHVVLSATFSVGCPGDTEGDVFMSEDDVRLNEGNKTSVDTAAQFALYPMGVAHYMDVIYDAVKAAEAEGTFSGGIHYASRLDGTAQQVFRSLENAFVTSSTKTSHLVMTATISCNSPSAKPEHVQRKGE; via the coding sequence ATGACCAATTCATTCAACCACAACATTCAAGCCGCGGCCTGCGGCACCAGCCGCATCGTCGGCTGCCGGTTCTCTCTGTTTCCGATGAGCGACCGGTTCGTTCCGATCATTCTTGGAGCGCTGGAGCAGACCGATACGTCCAAGGTCTGGGTTCAAAGCGATGACGTCAGCACCTGCGTGCGCGGCCGCCATGAGCATGTGTTCGACGTAGTGAAATCCATTTTCCTGCAAGCGGCAAAAAGCGGTGAGCATGTCGTTCTTAGCGCAACCTTTTCCGTAGGCTGCCCGGGAGATACGGAAGGAGATGTCTTCATGTCTGAGGACGATGTCCGTTTGAATGAAGGGAACAAAACATCGGTTGATACCGCAGCTCAATTCGCCCTTTACCCGATGGGGGTGGCCCACTACATGGACGTCATTTATGATGCGGTCAAAGCGGCGGAAGCCGAGGGAACGTTCTCCGGCGGAATTCATTACGCCAGCCGCTTGGATGGAACCGCCCAACAGGTGTTTCGTTCGCTCGAAAATGCCTTTGTCACGTCAAGCACCAAGACTTCCCATCTAGTCATGACGGCCACAATCTCCTGCAACAGCCCGTCAGCCAAACCGGAGCATGTGCAGAGGAAGGGGGAATAA
- a CDS encoding Maf family protein translates to MAASSSQYVILASTSPRRRELLASLHIPFAVIPSEADETTPEQWEPEQIVMELALRKAKAVQATLEPAAREAVIIGSDTIVVLDGQVLGKPKNEAEAASMLRSLQGRSHDVYTAVACIDVITGRTEVEYRRTTVTMRTVAEDEIAAYARTGEGLDKAGAYAIQGLGSIFVTGIEGCYFNVVGLPLSLLSEMLGHFGIHVLR, encoded by the coding sequence ATTGCAGCTTCATCATCGCAGTATGTCATATTGGCCTCGACTTCACCGCGCAGACGGGAATTGCTGGCTTCCTTACATATTCCGTTTGCGGTGATTCCAAGCGAAGCGGACGAAACTACGCCGGAGCAATGGGAGCCGGAGCAAATCGTGATGGAGCTTGCGCTGCGCAAGGCCAAGGCTGTTCAGGCAACGCTTGAGCCAGCAGCGCGCGAAGCCGTTATCATCGGCAGCGATACGATTGTCGTCTTGGACGGACAAGTGCTTGGCAAGCCCAAGAATGAAGCGGAGGCAGCTTCCATGCTCCGTTCCCTGCAGGGACGAAGCCACGATGTGTATACTGCCGTGGCCTGCATCGATGTGATTACCGGAAGAACTGAAGTCGAATATCGCCGTACGACCGTTACGATGAGAACCGTAGCCGAGGATGAGATCGCCGCATATGCCAGGACCGGAGAAGGCTTGGACAAAGCGGGCGCTTATGCGATACAAGGACTCGGGTCGATTTTTGTCACGGGAATCGAAGGCTGTTATTTTAACGTGGTTGGACTGCCGCTATCCTTGCTGAGCGAGATGCTGGGCCATTTTGGAATCCATGTGTTGCGGTAA
- the mreC gene encoding rod shape-determining protein MreC, with the protein MLKLFKLLGNKRLFILLMGLILFIAIMGFTLGPRANLSWPEKFVKDTVGFVQSIFYKPTSYIAGLIEDVSNLRALQEENESLKIALSHYTRDKAIYNRIEQENIRLQELHNFTEAQKNQYNYTYRIAQVVSVNNDPINRTIKVNLGSNDGVKVGYAVISAEGLVGTVSRVSNFTSTIKLLTTMDAKDPNSNGISATAQGKENEVFGVVESYDPDKGMFLMNKIDDTSSLAVGDTIVSSGVGGAFPRGMVIGTVKDIQVGEYGLTYTAFIEPAASFTDWKELIVVYTPEVLE; encoded by the coding sequence GTGCTTAAACTGTTTAAGCTGCTTGGCAACAAAAGATTATTTATTTTGCTGATGGGACTTATTCTGTTTATCGCTATAATGGGATTTACGCTCGGTCCCCGGGCGAATTTGTCGTGGCCGGAGAAGTTTGTAAAAGATACGGTGGGCTTCGTGCAGTCGATTTTCTATAAGCCTACCTCGTATATCGCCGGCTTGATTGAGGATGTCTCTAACTTGCGTGCCCTGCAGGAGGAGAACGAGAGCCTGAAGATTGCGCTGTCTCATTACACAAGAGATAAAGCCATCTATAATCGGATTGAGCAGGAGAACATCCGGCTTCAGGAATTGCATAATTTTACAGAAGCCCAGAAGAATCAATACAATTACACCTACCGGATCGCCCAGGTGGTTAGCGTAAATAACGATCCGATCAATCGGACGATTAAAGTGAACCTGGGGAGCAATGACGGCGTCAAGGTGGGGTATGCGGTTATTTCTGCTGAAGGGCTTGTAGGTACGGTAAGCCGGGTCAGCAATTTTACGTCTACCATCAAGCTGCTTACGACCATGGACGCGAAGGATCCGAATTCGAACGGCATATCCGCTACGGCTCAGGGAAAAGAAAATGAAGTGTTTGGCGTCGTCGAGTCCTACGATCCCGATAAGGGCATGTTCCTGATGAATAAAATCGATGATACTTCTTCGCTCGCAGTCGGCGATACCATTGTGTCCTCCGGCGTCGGCGGAGCATTTCCGCGAGGGATGGTCATCGGTACAGTCAAGGATATTCAGGTTGGCGAATACGGATTGACATATACGGCATTCATTGAGCCCGCAGCCAGCTTCACGGACTGGAAAGAGTTGATTGTGGTATATACACCGGAGGTCTTGGAGTAG
- a CDS encoding SPOR domain-containing protein, with translation MNKAKMTFRFDEHGQQAHSAQKAGDRQRLETAPASGHDKPPERSEQEPKDTPITYRAVETIDYWGDPFTDHTGTGIALLPEHAEPGGGDYYFRKTRTSWWKVAGSLTGAIVTGALFGFVVLSMFDQEMTVPIPGISVPKQGAAGEAADIPVLGGVITEEQVPLVQVVLPSQSYHFLQYGVFSTAEGVALAQEQLRSAGIAAARDTMDEKRVYAGVSPDREEAKMLSGRLKTGGVHLILHEIALPESATMEYKGDAASLQQYLAQSADLAYMLSSSSAALLGEASPGRQSQEEIGRLRESHQLWTKSAADVRGKLTAAAEAEAKEMEKAMNSAVEAMEEFNEKGEQTMLWEVQNEVMRFILAEQKLVGGQEGP, from the coding sequence GTGAACAAGGCAAAGATGACATTCCGGTTCGATGAACATGGGCAGCAAGCGCACAGTGCACAGAAGGCTGGAGATCGCCAGCGGCTGGAGACCGCCCCCGCTTCAGGGCATGACAAGCCGCCCGAGCGATCAGAACAAGAACCGAAGGATACTCCTATAACTTACCGTGCGGTGGAAACGATAGATTATTGGGGAGATCCCTTTACAGACCATACAGGAACAGGGATTGCCCTATTGCCAGAGCATGCCGAGCCAGGCGGCGGTGATTATTATTTTCGCAAAACGCGGACCTCCTGGTGGAAGGTTGCCGGCTCGCTGACCGGCGCGATCGTGACCGGAGCGCTCTTTGGATTCGTCGTTCTGTCCATGTTCGACCAGGAAATGACGGTGCCGATCCCTGGAATTAGCGTGCCGAAGCAGGGGGCGGCCGGAGAAGCAGCCGATATTCCCGTACTTGGCGGTGTCATTACGGAGGAACAGGTTCCGCTCGTACAGGTCGTTCTGCCTTCACAGAGCTATCATTTCCTGCAGTACGGCGTGTTCAGCACAGCGGAAGGCGTTGCCCTGGCCCAGGAACAATTGCGCTCCGCGGGAATTGCCGCCGCGCGGGATACCATGGATGAGAAGCGGGTCTATGCCGGAGTATCCCCGGACCGTGAGGAAGCTAAAATGCTGAGCGGGAGGCTGAAGACAGGCGGCGTTCACCTCATTTTGCATGAAATTGCTTTGCCTGAATCGGCTACGATGGAATATAAAGGGGATGCGGCATCCCTCCAGCAATATTTGGCGCAGAGTGCGGATCTCGCCTATATGCTCAGCTCCTCCTCGGCAGCTCTTCTGGGAGAAGCTTCTCCCGGGCGCCAGAGTCAGGAGGAAATCGGCCGGCTAAGGGAGAGCCACCAGCTGTGGACCAAAAGCGCCGCTGACGTTCGAGGCAAGCTGACGGCAGCCGCAGAGGCTGAAGCAAAGGAGATGGAGAAGGCGATGAACAGCGCGGTTGAGGCGATGGAGGAATTTAACGAGAAGGGCGAGCAAACCATGCTCTGGGAAGTGCAGAACGAAGTGATGCGGTTCATTCTGGCAGAACAAAAGCTGGTCGGAGGCCAAGAAGGGCCGTAA
- a CDS encoding ECF transporter S component encodes MSTWKLRDIIVLSSLSVVFAVVYLIFLQIGNVLVGFMGPMGYEVIFGIWFIVSIISAYILRKPGAALLSETIAGTIEVLIGNVTGPILILSAFIQGLGAEAVFAAVRYRYYNTAVLMGAGVGAAVFSFGWGFFQSGFAALSTGLVISMFIVRVISGAVIAGLLGKWISDALARTGVLRSFPIGKAAAQSANQQRTSVKQ; translated from the coding sequence ATGTCAACCTGGAAGCTTCGCGACATTATCGTTCTCAGCTCGCTGTCCGTCGTGTTTGCTGTCGTCTATTTGATTTTCCTGCAGATAGGAAATGTGCTTGTCGGCTTTATGGGTCCGATGGGATATGAGGTCATCTTCGGCATATGGTTTATCGTTTCAATCATTTCGGCCTATATCTTGCGCAAGCCCGGAGCTGCCCTGCTGTCTGAGACAATCGCCGGAACGATCGAGGTGTTGATCGGCAACGTCACCGGCCCGATCCTGATTCTGTCGGCCTTTATTCAAGGCCTCGGAGCGGAAGCGGTATTCGCCGCCGTAAGATACCGTTACTACAACACAGCAGTGCTCATGGGCGCAGGCGTAGGCGCGGCCGTATTCAGCTTTGGCTGGGGCTTCTTTCAATCCGGCTTCGCCGCTTTGTCCACGGGTCTAGTCATCTCGATGTTCATCGTCCGCGTTATCAGCGGTGCAGTGATCGCCGGCCTGCTAGGCAAATGGATATCCGATGCGCTGGCCCGGACAGGCGTATTGAGGAGCTTTCCCATCGGGAAGGCCGCTGCCCAAAGCGCCAATCAACAACGAACCTCGGTGAAGCAGTAA
- the minD gene encoding septum site-determining protein MinD has translation MGEAIVVTSGKGGVGKTTTSANIGTALALLGKKVCLVDTDIGLRNLDVVMGLENRIIYDLIDVAEGRCRLNQALVKDKRFDELYMLPAAQTKDKNAVSEEQVKDIVLELKKEYEYVIIDCPAGIEQGFKNAIAGADQAIVVTTPENAAVRDADRIIGLLESSHIGSPKLVVNRIKVDMVKSGSMLDIEGILQVLNIDLIGIVPDDELVIKAANNGEPTVMNPDSKAAIAYRNIARRILGDTVPLMLLDQKKGMFTRFKKFFGMG, from the coding sequence ATGGGAGAAGCTATCGTTGTCACTTCGGGCAAAGGCGGCGTAGGGAAGACGACTACGTCTGCGAATATCGGTACGGCTCTGGCGCTGCTTGGCAAGAAGGTATGTCTCGTCGATACGGACATCGGCCTGCGGAACCTGGATGTCGTGATGGGCCTGGAGAACCGGATCATCTATGATTTGATCGACGTGGCCGAAGGGCGCTGCCGCTTGAACCAGGCTTTGGTTAAGGATAAACGTTTTGATGAATTGTACATGCTGCCCGCCGCGCAAACGAAAGACAAGAATGCCGTGTCGGAAGAGCAAGTCAAGGATATCGTTCTGGAACTGAAGAAGGAATATGAATACGTTATTATCGATTGCCCTGCTGGAATAGAACAAGGCTTCAAAAATGCGATCGCCGGAGCAGATCAAGCGATTGTCGTCACGACGCCGGAAAATGCCGCTGTCCGTGATGCGGATCGGATCATCGGCCTGCTCGAGAGCTCGCATATTGGTTCGCCGAAGCTGGTCGTAAACCGGATTAAGGTCGATATGGTGAAGTCGGGAAGCATGCTCGATATCGAAGGTATTCTGCAGGTGCTCAATATCGATCTCATCGGCATCGTGCCGGATGACGAGCTTGTCATCAAAGCGGCGAACAATGGGGAGCCTACCGTAATGAACCCCGATTCAAAGGCCGCGATTGCCTATCGTAACATTGCCCGGCGCATATTGGGAGACACCGTCCCTCTCATGCTGCTTGACCAGAAGAAAGGCATGTTTACACGCTTTAAGAAGTTTTTCGGAATGGGTTGA
- the mreD gene encoding rod shape-determining protein MreD, with protein MRNRKYILILLVFVLFIIEGTVIPWIIPDAWQTRIVPHLAYIAILFITIYDNRHSGLVLGLLFGLLQDVVFYGAIIGAYSFAMGLSSYLLGLVFRSPRAPLPLMMIVVIIGSLLLDSILFGTYSLFELTHQPYTWALMTFIIPNVFVHVVFALIIYVPLRRQLELITKRRSSESQA; from the coding sequence GTGAGGAATCGTAAATATATACTGATCCTGCTGGTGTTCGTATTGTTTATTATCGAGGGGACGGTTATTCCCTGGATAATCCCTGATGCGTGGCAGACGCGCATTGTTCCTCACCTGGCCTATATCGCCATTCTGTTTATTACCATTTACGACAACCGGCATAGCGGCTTGGTGCTGGGCCTTCTTTTTGGGCTGCTTCAGGATGTCGTATTCTACGGGGCGATCATTGGAGCTTATTCTTTTGCCATGGGGCTGTCCAGTTATTTGCTTGGCCTTGTGTTCCGCTCGCCGAGAGCTCCGCTGCCGCTGATGATGATCGTTGTAATAATCGGCAGTCTGCTGCTGGACTCGATCCTATTCGGCACTTACTCGCTGTTTGAACTGACACATCAGCCCTATACCTGGGCTTTAATGACTTTTATTATCCCAAACGTATTCGTTCACGTCGTATTTGCTCTGATTATTTACGTCCCTCTCAGACGCCAGCTGGAGCTGATTACGAAGCGTCGTTCCTCCGAGAGCCAAGCCTGA